A genomic stretch from Telmatocola sphagniphila includes:
- the mscL gene encoding large-conductance mechanosensitive channel protein MscL: protein MSMAKEFKDFINRGNVVDLAVGIVMGAAFGAIVKSFVDDIIMPPIGSIISGVDFSSLKIQLGGPDGKASIKYGAFLQAIINFLIIAFCVFQVVKVMNKLKGPPPAPKKPEPTPTELLLTEIRDELKKK, encoded by the coding sequence ATGAGCATGGCCAAAGAGTTCAAAGATTTCATCAACCGCGGCAACGTGGTCGATCTGGCAGTCGGTATCGTGATGGGGGCGGCGTTCGGAGCCATCGTTAAATCATTCGTCGACGATATCATCATGCCTCCGATCGGCTCGATTATTAGTGGGGTCGATTTTAGTTCGTTGAAGATCCAACTCGGCGGACCAGACGGCAAAGCTTCGATCAAGTATGGAGCTTTTCTGCAAGCGATTATCAATTTTCTCATCATCGCTTTTTGTGTCTTCCAAGTTGTGAAAGTGATGAACAAGCTGAAGGGGCCGCCGCCGGCACCCAAGAAGCCTGAACCGACGCCGACGGAATTGCT
- a CDS encoding glycosyltransferase family 39 protein: MYQRLSLVFIVVGLVLRFWHFLRCPSVWHDEAALIVNVIDLDYRQLLGPLLHHEAGPPLFLWIEHFMVEMFGDNIWSLRFPSFLVSCLSLVLFWDLARRTLSERAVPWAVFLFALSDRLLWHATEAKPYAFDVFVAVLLAQGFLRTRNWAITPQCLFWIPILPICIWLSYPACFLSGGIILGVFLRSFDPSQKIHLLKLLRQPGLWLLVLAVGVSFLALALGPAKAQRDGAMESCWTNHFPNWSKPWRFIDWTIFSTFEVIRYNVVTLGIGQAFVVLLAVGAYHTWKTRSEKIWLVVLLSPMLLVYLASCLHKYPFGGSRVEVFLAPALMWVIAAAIPPAYDWLKNRGRYQPLVLAVLLCAPVLQTGFRAAVDWPRADCATASDYVLNHCETHEALLINHWEFEYYLRNASSKPIYLENLKDHPEQCWVLIVGDKSEEREHDISTWIKNALVLEKKEFFRAIVLRVRFESGAVSAPLSAD, translated from the coding sequence ATGTATCAACGACTGTCCCTGGTATTCATCGTCGTCGGCCTGGTCCTTCGCTTCTGGCACTTCCTGCGCTGCCCGTCAGTCTGGCACGATGAAGCGGCCTTGATCGTGAACGTTATCGATCTGGACTATCGCCAACTGCTCGGACCCCTGCTGCATCATGAAGCCGGCCCCCCCCTGTTTCTTTGGATCGAACACTTCATGGTGGAGATGTTTGGGGATAACATCTGGTCGCTGCGCTTTCCCTCCTTCCTGGTCAGTTGCCTATCGCTGGTTCTCTTCTGGGATCTTGCCCGAAGAACTTTAAGCGAACGGGCAGTACCTTGGGCCGTGTTTCTATTCGCACTCTCCGATCGGCTGCTCTGGCATGCCACGGAAGCCAAGCCATACGCCTTCGATGTGTTCGTGGCTGTGCTGCTCGCGCAAGGTTTCCTGCGCACCCGTAACTGGGCTATCACACCGCAGTGCCTGTTCTGGATTCCGATACTCCCTATCTGCATCTGGCTCTCCTATCCCGCTTGCTTTCTCAGTGGCGGTATTATCCTGGGTGTGTTCCTCCGCTCTTTCGATCCTTCCCAAAAAATCCATCTGTTGAAACTGCTTCGACAACCGGGCCTCTGGCTGCTGGTACTCGCCGTCGGCGTCAGCTTTCTGGCACTCGCGCTGGGCCCAGCGAAAGCACAACGCGATGGAGCTATGGAATCCTGCTGGACCAACCACTTCCCGAATTGGTCCAAGCCGTGGCGCTTTATCGACTGGACGATCTTCTCGACCTTCGAAGTCATCCGCTACAACGTCGTGACGCTCGGTATCGGACAGGCCTTCGTGGTGTTGCTGGCCGTCGGCGCCTACCACACCTGGAAAACTCGCAGCGAGAAAATCTGGCTGGTGGTACTGCTCAGCCCGATGCTGCTGGTCTATCTGGCCTCCTGCCTGCATAAATATCCGTTCGGCGGCTCGCGCGTCGAAGTCTTTCTGGCCCCCGCACTCATGTGGGTGATCGCCGCGGCCATACCACCCGCTTACGACTGGTTGAAAAATCGCGGTCGCTATCAGCCGCTTGTGCTCGCGGTCTTGCTTTGTGCGCCCGTGCTCCAAACCGGGTTTCGAGCGGCGGTCGACTGGCCGCGAGCCGATTGCGCCACCGCTTCCGACTATGTTTTGAATCATTGCGAAACTCATGAAGCCCTTTTGATCAACCACTGGGAGTTCGAATACTACCTGCGTAATGCGTCGAGCAAACCGATCTATCTGGAGAACCTGAAGGACCATCCCGAACAGTGCTGGGTGCTGATCGTCGGCGACAAATCGGAAGAGCGGGAACATGATATTTCGACCTGGATCAAAAATGCCTTAGTTTTGGAAAAGAAAGAGTTTTTCCGAGCGATTGTGCTTCGGGTTCGATTCGAAAGCGGGGCCGTGAGCGCCCCGTTATCGGCCGACTGA